One window from the genome of Sphaerotilus microaerophilus encodes:
- the glmU gene encoding bifunctional UDP-N-acetylglucosamine diphosphorylase/glucosamine-1-phosphate N-acetyltransferase GlmU: MSLDVVIMAAGKGTRMKSARPKVLHTLAGRPLLQHVLEMSAGLGAERLITITGHGAELVETEMRAALPAAPLAFVRQEPQLGTGHAVQQAVPELADAGTTLILNGDVPLVRPQTARALIEACGGEKLVLLTVVLDDPTGYGRIVRGGVQGDRVLAIVEHKDATPEQRAINEGYTGMMAAPTAHLRRWLANLKNDNAQKEYYLTDIVAMAEAEGVPVVATIASGETEVLGVNSPVQLADLERRYQRQRADELMEAGVRLRDPARFDLRGELVCGRDVEIDVNCVFEGRVELGDEVRIGANCVLRNAKIAAGAVIHPFTHMDGEAAGIEVGEGALIGPFARLRPGAKLGAEVHIGNFVEVKNSTMAKGAKANHLAYLGDAVVGERVNYGAGSITANYDGANKHRTTIEADVHVGSNCVLVAPVTLGAGATIGGGSTITKDVPAGQLAVARGRQACLNGWTRPAKAPKKPAE; the protein is encoded by the coding sequence ATGAGCCTCGACGTCGTGATCATGGCCGCCGGCAAAGGGACCCGGATGAAGTCGGCCCGGCCGAAGGTGCTGCACACCTTGGCGGGCCGCCCCTTATTGCAGCATGTTCTGGAGATGAGTGCCGGCCTGGGTGCCGAGCGTCTGATCACGATCACGGGCCACGGTGCCGAACTGGTCGAGACCGAAATGCGCGCCGCCTTGCCCGCCGCGCCGCTGGCCTTCGTGCGCCAGGAGCCGCAGCTGGGCACCGGCCATGCCGTCCAGCAGGCCGTGCCCGAACTGGCCGACGCGGGCACCACGCTGATCCTCAACGGCGACGTGCCGCTGGTGCGCCCGCAGACGGCGCGTGCGCTGATCGAGGCCTGCGGCGGCGAGAAGCTGGTGCTGCTCACCGTCGTGCTGGACGACCCGACCGGCTACGGGCGCATCGTGCGTGGCGGCGTGCAGGGTGACCGCGTGCTGGCCATCGTCGAGCACAAGGACGCCACGCCGGAACAGCGCGCCATCAACGAGGGCTACACCGGCATGATGGCCGCGCCCACCGCGCACCTGCGGCGCTGGTTGGCCAACCTGAAGAACGACAACGCCCAGAAGGAGTACTACCTGACCGACATCGTCGCGATGGCCGAGGCCGAGGGCGTGCCGGTGGTGGCCACCATCGCCTCGGGCGAGACCGAGGTGCTGGGCGTCAACAGCCCCGTGCAACTGGCCGACCTGGAGCGCCGCTACCAGCGCCAGCGCGCCGACGAGCTGATGGAGGCCGGCGTGCGCCTGCGCGACCCGGCCCGCTTCGACCTGCGTGGCGAGCTGGTCTGCGGCCGGGACGTGGAGATCGACGTCAACTGCGTCTTCGAGGGTCGCGTGGAGCTGGGCGACGAGGTGCGCATCGGCGCCAACTGCGTGCTCCGCAACGCGAAGATCGCCGCGGGCGCGGTGATCCACCCCTTCACGCACATGGACGGCGAAGCCGCCGGCATCGAGGTCGGCGAGGGTGCGCTGATCGGCCCGTTTGCTCGCCTGCGTCCCGGCGCGAAGCTGGGCGCCGAGGTGCACATCGGCAACTTCGTCGAGGTCAAGAACTCGACGATGGCCAAGGGTGCCAAGGCCAACCACCTGGCCTACCTGGGCGACGCGGTGGTGGGCGAGCGCGTCAACTACGGCGCCGGCAGCATCACCGCCAACTACGACGGTGCCAACAAGCACCGCACCACCATCGAGGCGGATGTGCACGTGGGCTCCAACTGCGTGCTGGTGGCCCCGGTGACGCTGGGCGCGGGCGCCACCATCGGTGGTGGCTCGACCATCACCAAGGACGTGCCCGCCGGCCAGCTGGCTGTCGCCCGTGGCCGCCAGGCCTGCCTGAACGGCTGGACCCGCCCGGCCAAGGCGCCGAAGAAGCCGGCCGAGTGA
- a CDS encoding Lrp/AsnC family transcriptional regulator — translation MTLSITVDAIDLRLLAELQQDAARSNQALSEAAHVSPATGLRRIRRLAEAGVIERTIAVLSPEALGHGLTAIVEVTLDTQSAERLAAFEARAVADAGVQQCYRTNGGPDFVLIAQVADMPAYQALARRLFTDDANVRNVRCFFSVHRAKAGLAITLPAPGPAGD, via the coding sequence ATGACACTCTCCATCACGGTGGACGCCATTGACCTGCGCCTATTGGCTGAGCTGCAACAGGACGCTGCCCGCTCCAACCAGGCGCTGTCGGAGGCGGCCCATGTGTCGCCCGCCACCGGGCTGCGGCGCATCCGCCGGCTGGCCGAGGCCGGGGTGATCGAGCGCACGATCGCGGTGCTGTCGCCCGAGGCGCTCGGCCACGGGTTGACGGCGATCGTGGAGGTGACGCTGGACACGCAGTCCGCCGAGCGGCTGGCCGCGTTTGAGGCGCGCGCGGTGGCCGATGCGGGCGTGCAGCAGTGCTACCGCACCAACGGCGGGCCGGACTTCGTGCTGATCGCCCAGGTGGCCGACATGCCGGCCTACCAGGCGCTGGCGCGGCGGCTGTTCACCGACGACGCCAACGTACGCAACGTGCGCTGCTTCTTCAGCGTGCACCGCGCCAAGGCGGGGTTGGCGATCACGCTGCCCGCGCCCGGTCCGGCGGGCGATTAG
- the glmS gene encoding glutamine--fructose-6-phosphate transaminase (isomerizing) has protein sequence MCGIVGAVSQRNIVPILIQGLQRLEYRGYDSCGVAVHQGGELRRSRSTSRVAELDALVQQDGVEGLVGIAHTRWATHGAPAVHNAHPHFSHGTGNDAKSAKAGRIALVHNGIIENHDELRADLKARGYEFTSQTDTEVIAHLIDSIYQGDLFDAVQRAIVQLKGAYAIAVFCREEPQRVVGAREGSPLVLGVGQGENFLASDAMALAGVTDQIVYLEEGDVVDLQQGKYWITTRQAGDQFVRVERPVKTVHAHSGAAELGPYRHYMQKEIFEQPRAIADTLEGIEAITPELFGDKAAAIFPQIDRVLILACGTSSYSGLTGKYWLESIAKIPCAVEIASEYRYRESVPDPRTLVITISQSGETADTLAALKHARAQGMTHTLTICNVSTSAMVRECELAFITHAGVEIGVASTKAFTTQLVALFLLTLVLAKQRGTLPEKGEVAALRNLRHLPAAVQSVLALEPQIMAWADGFTSKQHALFLGRGRHYPIALEGALKLKEISYIHAEAYPAGELKHGPLALVDAEMPVVTIAPADDLLEKLKSNMQEVRARGGQLYVFADADTKIESSEGVHVIRMPEHYGALSPILHVVPLQLLAYHTACARGTDVDKPRNLAKSVTVE, from the coding sequence ATGTGTGGCATCGTCGGCGCCGTCAGTCAGCGCAACATCGTCCCCATCCTCATCCAGGGCCTGCAGCGGCTGGAGTACCGCGGCTATGACTCCTGCGGCGTGGCCGTGCACCAGGGGGGCGAACTGCGCCGCTCGCGCAGCACCTCCCGCGTGGCCGAGCTGGACGCGCTGGTGCAGCAGGACGGCGTTGAAGGTCTCGTCGGCATCGCCCATACCCGCTGGGCCACCCACGGCGCCCCGGCGGTGCACAACGCCCACCCGCACTTCAGCCACGGCACCGGCAACGACGCCAAGTCCGCCAAGGCCGGCCGCATCGCGCTGGTGCACAACGGCATCATCGAGAACCACGACGAGCTGCGCGCCGACCTCAAGGCCCGCGGCTACGAGTTCACCAGCCAGACCGACACCGAGGTCATCGCCCACCTGATCGACTCGATCTACCAGGGTGACCTGTTCGACGCGGTGCAGCGCGCCATCGTCCAGCTCAAGGGCGCCTACGCCATCGCGGTGTTCTGCCGCGAGGAGCCGCAGCGCGTGGTCGGCGCGCGCGAGGGCTCGCCGCTGGTGCTGGGCGTGGGCCAGGGCGAGAACTTCCTCGCCTCCGACGCGATGGCGCTGGCCGGCGTCACCGACCAGATCGTCTACCTGGAAGAGGGCGACGTGGTCGACCTCCAGCAGGGCAAGTACTGGATCACCACGCGCCAGGCGGGCGACCAGTTCGTGCGCGTCGAGCGCCCGGTCAAGACCGTGCACGCGCACAGCGGCGCGGCCGAGCTGGGCCCCTACCGCCACTACATGCAGAAGGAGATCTTCGAGCAGCCGCGCGCCATCGCCGACACGCTCGAAGGCATCGAGGCCATCACGCCCGAGCTGTTCGGCGACAAGGCCGCGGCGATCTTCCCGCAGATCGACCGCGTGCTCATCCTCGCCTGCGGCACCAGCAGCTACTCCGGCCTGACCGGCAAGTACTGGCTGGAGAGCATCGCCAAGATCCCCTGCGCGGTCGAGATCGCCAGCGAGTACCGCTACCGCGAGAGCGTGCCCGACCCGCGCACGCTGGTCATCACCATCAGCCAGAGCGGCGAAACCGCCGACACCCTGGCCGCGCTCAAGCACGCCCGCGCCCAGGGCATGACCCACACGCTGACCATCTGCAACGTGTCTACCAGCGCGATGGTGCGCGAATGCGAGCTGGCCTTCATCACCCATGCGGGCGTCGAGATCGGCGTGGCCTCCACCAAGGCCTTCACCACCCAGCTGGTGGCGCTGTTCCTGCTGACCCTGGTGCTGGCCAAGCAGCGCGGCACCCTGCCGGAAAAGGGCGAAGTCGCCGCCCTGCGCAACCTGCGCCACCTGCCCGCCGCGGTGCAGTCCGTGCTGGCGCTGGAGCCGCAGATCATGGCCTGGGCCGACGGCTTTACCAGCAAGCAGCACGCGCTCTTCCTGGGCCGCGGGCGCCACTACCCGATCGCGCTGGAGGGCGCGCTCAAGCTCAAGGAAATCAGCTACATCCACGCCGAGGCCTACCCGGCTGGCGAGCTCAAGCACGGCCCGCTGGCGCTGGTCGATGCCGAGATGCCGGTGGTCACCATCGCCCCGGCCGACGACCTGCTGGAAAAGCTCAAGAGCAACATGCAGGAAGTGCGCGCCCGCGGCGGCCAGCTCTACGTCTTTGCCGACGCCGACACCAAGATCGAGAGCAGCGAGGGCGTGCACGTCATCCGCATGCCCGAGCACTACGGTGCGCTCAGCCCCATCCTGCACGTGGTGCCGCTGCAGCTGCTGGCGTACCACACCGCCTGCGCGCGGGGTACGGACGTGGACAAGCCGCGCAACCTGGCCAAGAGCGTGACGGTGGAGTGA
- a CDS encoding response regulator, whose product MNAERPPCLLVVDDDPVTCARLESYFGQQGYTVFAAASGSEMWPLLRGQRVDVVLLDVGLPGKDGLELARELRAHDEHLGIILVTGRSDDVDKIVGLESGADDYVTKPFNSRELLARVKIVLRGLRHRPPSPQPDGLQIGPWALDVAHRRLVGPGDRRQTLTRGEFELLQMLLRHRGTVLSRERLAPAVSHRSWDPNDRSIDVLVSRLREKVEDDARQPERILTVRGEGYLLASESPGV is encoded by the coding sequence GTGAACGCGGAACGTCCTCCCTGCCTGCTGGTCGTCGATGACGACCCCGTCACCTGCGCTCGCCTGGAGAGCTACTTCGGGCAGCAGGGCTACACCGTCTTCGCCGCGGCCAGTGGCAGCGAAATGTGGCCCCTCCTGCGTGGCCAGCGCGTGGACGTGGTGTTGCTGGACGTCGGCCTGCCGGGCAAGGACGGGCTGGAGCTGGCGCGCGAGTTGCGTGCGCATGACGAGCACCTGGGCATCATTCTGGTGACCGGGCGCAGCGACGACGTGGACAAGATCGTCGGCCTTGAGTCGGGAGCGGACGACTACGTCACCAAGCCCTTCAACTCGCGAGAACTGCTGGCGCGGGTCAAGATCGTGCTGCGTGGCCTGCGCCATCGTCCGCCGTCGCCCCAGCCCGACGGCTTGCAGATCGGCCCCTGGGCACTCGATGTGGCGCACCGCCGTCTGGTGGGCCCGGGAGACCGGCGGCAGACCCTGACGCGCGGCGAGTTCGAGTTGCTGCAGATGCTGCTGCGCCACCGCGGCACCGTGCTCAGCCGGGAACGCCTGGCGCCGGCGGTGAGCCATCGCAGCTGGGACCCGAACGACCGCAGCATCGACGTGCTGGTCTCGCGACTGCGCGAGAAGGTCGAGGACGATGCCCGCCAGCCCGAGCGCATCCTGACCGTGCGAGGCGAGGGCTACCTGCTCGCGTCCGAATCCCCAGGCGTCTGA
- a CDS encoding ATP-binding protein: protein MDTPTGLSPPRPDNGVEPASHAASTVRPAPSLTGWRRGLGSVLERLDQRLGLGGKLALVMTGGALLTLAVALTAWLSFRGVVAAQHDIFDEALPAMEAVQAMARLNTGVVALVEQLGRAESAEEVTQLRLSGRSQLAALNGVMQRLQGQRFEPPLTAEAGRTLQAIGANLEQQATAIDTLLSLRRQQQLQLAEQRRALDALGNLAESLAANASTATSTTLAALYPLVQRGGAHEPVLESLDRLAEVDLDRMERMSELQLLCFTLKTQLERLEREEVAASIEAMRQSYGEQLGVLQRRLQDVRDPQRRADALARRQVLQQGVAPSGVFAVRSDTLALDRRLAALRGEGAVLAQRLGELGALLLGAGSRSIEDATGASRLAVDRGMAGFLAVAGLLFAALLLSLWLILRSHLVGRLQEMESLVRALGRGDLDAVIRPHGPRDPLAPLADALEQFRRNARERARLEQALLDHQQALEQQVQSRTAELSRSNLLLEREVAEHAVARHQAEEANRAKNEFLGTLSHELRTPLAGVDGSVQLLRDTPLDSRQQEYLRMIGYANSTLLEILDDMLSFSRLEGGRVSVDPLPFDLREAVDDMLSLQWVTARAKDLALVRDIAEDLPQRIVGDRRKLNQILLNIIGNAVKFTDEGEVTVAVCRLPDSEPPQLRLRFEVSDTGIGIPAAQQESVFQPFVQVEDTAHRRHGGTGLGLAVCRRLVALLGGRIGLDSVVGRGTTVHFELPFEPAEPAPEAGDPVPATAVSAAITTPGSAGPELRRPTPLDVLVVEDDEVNRMVCLRHLEFLGHRPHAAADGEAALAYLQQGERPIDLVLMDISLPGASGIDVARTIHTLDGGRWRSLPIVAMSAHLPEGAREEMAAAGLVGFLPKPFHRALLARALAEAMVAGRTPSAAPLAPADARVAPAPADTLLDEAFLAEELASLGEATLAKLSTLYRGTAEEAFAAFDDSLAVGDRAEIARRAHKLASAAANLGFQHTVALARQLERDAPVVDVTPPAALAAAVHTLRNSSERSVQALEHRLLPPKGQTPGDSDASR, encoded by the coding sequence ATGGACACCCCGACCGGCCTTTCCCCGCCACGCCCAGACAACGGCGTCGAGCCGGCTTCGCACGCAGCGTCGACCGTTCGGCCAGCCCCTTCGCTGACCGGCTGGCGCCGGGGCCTTGGCAGCGTCCTGGAGCGCCTGGACCAGCGCCTGGGCCTGGGCGGCAAGCTCGCGCTGGTCATGACCGGCGGGGCGTTGTTGACGCTGGCGGTGGCCCTGACGGCCTGGCTGAGTTTCCGCGGGGTGGTTGCGGCGCAGCACGACATCTTCGATGAAGCCCTGCCGGCGATGGAGGCGGTGCAGGCCATGGCGCGGCTGAACACAGGGGTGGTGGCCCTGGTCGAACAGCTCGGCCGTGCCGAATCGGCCGAGGAGGTGACGCAACTGCGCCTCTCGGGCCGCAGCCAACTGGCCGCGCTGAACGGGGTGATGCAACGGCTGCAGGGCCAGCGCTTCGAGCCCCCCCTCACGGCCGAAGCCGGCCGGACGCTGCAGGCCATCGGCGCCAATCTGGAGCAGCAGGCCACCGCCATCGACACCCTGCTCAGCCTGCGCCGGCAGCAACAGTTGCAGCTGGCCGAACAGCGCCGGGCCCTGGACGCACTGGGCAATCTGGCCGAATCGCTGGCCGCCAATGCCTCCACCGCCACCTCGACCACCCTCGCGGCCCTCTACCCCCTGGTGCAGCGCGGCGGGGCGCACGAGCCGGTGCTCGAGTCGCTCGACCGGCTCGCCGAGGTGGATCTCGACCGCATGGAGCGCATGTCCGAGCTGCAACTGCTGTGCTTCACCCTCAAGACCCAGCTGGAACGACTGGAAAGAGAGGAGGTCGCAGCCTCCATCGAAGCGATGCGGCAGTCGTATGGCGAGCAGCTCGGTGTGCTGCAGCGGCGCCTGCAGGACGTGCGCGACCCCCAGCGACGTGCCGATGCGCTGGCCAGGCGGCAGGTACTGCAGCAAGGTGTGGCGCCGTCTGGCGTGTTCGCGGTGCGCAGCGACACCCTGGCACTGGATCGGCGGCTGGCGGCCCTGCGCGGGGAAGGGGCCGTGCTGGCACAGCGACTGGGGGAACTGGGGGCCCTGCTGCTGGGTGCGGGCAGCCGTTCAATCGAGGACGCCACCGGCGCCTCCCGCCTGGCGGTGGACCGCGGCATGGCCGGCTTCCTGGCGGTGGCGGGGCTGTTGTTCGCCGCCCTGCTGCTGTCGCTGTGGCTGATCCTGCGTTCCCACCTGGTCGGTCGGCTGCAGGAGATGGAGTCGCTGGTGCGGGCGCTGGGCCGCGGTGACCTGGACGCGGTGATCCGTCCGCACGGACCGCGTGACCCTCTGGCACCGCTGGCCGATGCGCTGGAGCAGTTCCGCCGCAACGCCCGTGAGCGCGCGCGCCTGGAGCAGGCCCTGCTCGACCACCAGCAGGCCCTGGAGCAGCAGGTGCAATCACGCACCGCCGAACTCAGCCGCAGCAACCTGCTGCTGGAGCGTGAGGTGGCCGAACACGCAGTCGCGCGCCACCAGGCCGAGGAGGCCAACCGGGCGAAGAACGAGTTCCTCGGCACCCTCAGCCACGAGCTGCGCACCCCGCTGGCCGGCGTGGACGGCAGTGTGCAGCTGCTGCGCGACACCCCACTGGACAGCCGCCAGCAGGAGTACCTGCGCATGATCGGCTACGCCAACTCGACGCTGCTGGAGATCCTCGACGACATGCTGAGCTTCTCCCGGCTGGAAGGCGGGCGCGTGAGCGTCGACCCCCTGCCCTTCGACCTGCGCGAGGCGGTGGACGACATGCTCTCGCTGCAGTGGGTCACCGCCCGCGCCAAGGACCTGGCCCTGGTGCGTGACATCGCCGAGGACCTGCCGCAGCGCATCGTCGGCGACCGGCGCAAGCTCAACCAGATCCTGCTCAACATCATCGGCAATGCGGTGAAGTTCACCGACGAAGGTGAGGTCACGGTGGCGGTGTGCAGGCTCCCGGACAGCGAGCCGCCGCAGCTGCGCCTGCGTTTCGAGGTCAGCGACACCGGCATCGGCATTCCCGCAGCCCAGCAGGAGTCGGTGTTCCAGCCCTTTGTGCAGGTCGAGGACACGGCTCACCGGCGCCATGGTGGCACCGGCCTGGGCCTGGCGGTGTGCCGGAGGTTGGTGGCGCTGCTGGGGGGCCGGATCGGGCTGGACAGTGTGGTCGGCCGGGGCACGACCGTGCACTTCGAGCTGCCTTTTGAACCGGCGGAACCGGCACCCGAGGCGGGGGATCCGGTCCCAGCGACTGCGGTGAGTGCAGCGATCACCACACCCGGCTCGGCCGGGCCCGAACTCCGGCGGCCCACACCACTCGACGTGCTGGTCGTCGAGGACGACGAGGTCAACCGCATGGTCTGCCTGCGCCACCTCGAATTCCTCGGCCATCGCCCCCATGCAGCGGCCGACGGCGAGGCGGCCCTGGCGTATCTCCAGCAAGGTGAGCGGCCGATCGACCTGGTGCTGATGGACATCAGCCTGCCCGGCGCCTCTGGCATCGATGTGGCGCGCACGATCCACACGCTCGACGGCGGGCGGTGGCGGTCATTGCCGATCGTGGCGATGTCGGCGCACCTGCCCGAGGGGGCACGCGAGGAGATGGCAGCCGCGGGCCTGGTGGGCTTCCTGCCCAAGCCCTTCCACCGTGCGCTGCTGGCACGGGCCCTGGCCGAAGCCATGGTCGCCGGGCGCACGCCATCGGCCGCGCCGTTGGCACCAGCGGATGCACGGGTGGCCCCAGCACCCGCCGACACCCTGCTGGACGAAGCCTTCCTCGCCGAGGAGCTGGCCAGCCTGGGGGAAGCCACGCTCGCCAAGCTGTCAACGCTGTACCGCGGTACCGCTGAAGAGGCCTTTGCGGCCTTCGACGATTCGCTGGCCGTCGGCGATCGCGCAGAGATCGCCCGCCGCGCCCACAAGCTGGCCAGTGCCGCGGCCAACCTCGGCTTCCAGCACACCGTGGCACTGGCTCGCCAGCTGGAGCGGGACGCGCCGGTGGTGGACGTCACCCCGCCGGCCGCACTGGCCGCCGCGGTCCACACCCTGCGCAACAGCAGCGAGCGCTCGGTGCAGGCACTGGAGCACCGTCTCCTGCCGCCGAAGGGTCAGACGCCTGGGGATTCGGACGCGAGCAGGTAG
- the torT gene encoding TMAO reductase system periplasmic protein TorT has protein sequence MISRRFLSRSTPAVLLALGFGLGLAPAGRVAAAQEGAAAPSAGAESLPAREVMRWEPPLAATTARPVRLPPTRPATRPWRLCVLFPHIKDAYWLGVNYGMAEQARKLGLALQFFEAGGYPNLAIQREQARACGADPRVDALIIGTVSFDGLSPLLAQIARRIPVLATVNDIAPPGITAKVGVDWVEMGRAAGRRLVEEVGPGMSLVPIAWFPGPRGAGWVPFVDRGFREAIAGSRIQIRHTAWGDTGKAVQRNLVQRSLDEHPQLRYLVGNAPMAEAAVSVLRERGLQEQVGIVSTYFTPDVYRGILRGRVLAAPTDAPVLQGRLSIDQAVDLLERRPVARHVGPVIRIVDRDRLTDADIDDSLPPSNFAPLFRVEPAR, from the coding sequence GTGATCTCAAGACGGTTCCTTTCCCGGTCGACGCCCGCGGTGCTGCTGGCGCTGGGGTTCGGCCTGGGGCTTGCCCCGGCAGGTCGGGTCGCTGCAGCGCAGGAGGGCGCGGCGGCCCCATCCGCAGGGGCCGAGTCGCTCCCGGCCCGGGAGGTGATGCGCTGGGAGCCGCCCCTGGCCGCCACCACGGCGCGGCCGGTGAGGTTGCCGCCGACGCGGCCTGCGACGCGCCCCTGGCGGCTGTGTGTGCTCTTCCCCCACATCAAGGACGCCTACTGGCTGGGCGTCAACTACGGCATGGCCGAGCAGGCGCGCAAGCTGGGTTTGGCGCTGCAGTTCTTCGAGGCCGGTGGCTACCCCAACCTGGCCATCCAGCGCGAACAGGCGCGCGCCTGCGGCGCCGACCCTCGCGTCGATGCCTTGATCATCGGCACGGTGTCCTTCGACGGCCTGTCACCGCTGCTGGCGCAGATCGCCCGGCGCATCCCCGTGCTGGCGACGGTGAACGACATTGCCCCGCCTGGCATCACCGCCAAGGTGGGGGTGGATTGGGTGGAGATGGGCCGTGCGGCCGGCCGGCGGCTGGTCGAAGAGGTGGGGCCGGGCATGTCGCTGGTGCCGATTGCCTGGTTCCCGGGGCCGCGCGGTGCGGGCTGGGTTCCCTTTGTGGACCGGGGCTTTCGTGAGGCGATTGCCGGCAGCCGCATCCAGATCCGCCACACCGCCTGGGGGGACACCGGCAAGGCGGTGCAGCGCAACCTGGTGCAGCGCAGCCTCGATGAACATCCGCAGCTGCGCTACCTCGTCGGCAACGCGCCGATGGCCGAGGCCGCGGTGAGTGTGCTGCGCGAGCGCGGCCTGCAGGAGCAGGTGGGCATCGTCTCGACCTACTTCACGCCCGATGTCTACCGCGGCATCCTGCGCGGGCGGGTGCTGGCCGCGCCCACCGACGCCCCGGTGCTGCAGGGCCGCCTGTCGATCGACCAGGCGGTGGACCTGCTGGAGCGGCGGCCCGTGGCGCGGCACGTCGGGCCGGTGATCCGCATCGTCGACCGGGACCGGCTGACCGACGCGGACATCGACGACTCGCTGCCCCCGAGCAACTTCGCACCGCTGTTCCGCGTCGAGCCGGCGCGTTGA